Proteins from one Panicum virgatum strain AP13 chromosome 7K, P.virgatum_v5, whole genome shotgun sequence genomic window:
- the LOC120641382 gene encoding B-box zinc finger protein 20-like isoform X1 produces MKVQCDVCAAEAASVFCCADEAALCDACDRRVHCANKLAGKHRRFSLLHPSPSTTTSSSAQTKPPLCDICQERRGFLFCKEDRAILCRECDVPVHTASEMTRRHSRFLLTGVRLSSAPVYSNAASEEEEEEENSGSPCNADSCSAGDAGATAAASASDGSSISEYLTKTLPGWHVEDFLVDDASAGALAACSDDALYDYQQGEQGQIGGLLQEAYTPWTGREQLLADVVVTADERASRERWVPQMHAEFASSKWPRPSPPCPYW; encoded by the exons atgAAGGTGCAGTGCGACGTGTGCGCAGCCGAGGCGGCCTCCGTCTTCTGCTGCGCCGacgaggcggcgctgtgcgacGCGTGCGACCGCCGCGTCCACTGCGCCAACAAGCTCGCCGGGAAGCACCGCCGCTTctccctcctccacccctcACCGTCGACGACGACGTCCTCGTCCGCGCAGACGAAGCCGCCGCTCTGCGACATCTGCCAG GAGCGGAGGGGGTTCTTGTTCTGCAAGGAGGACAGGGCGATCCTGTGCCGGGAGTGCGACGTGCCGGTGCACACCGCGAGCGAGATGACGCGGCGGCACAGCCGCTTCCTGCTCACCGGCGTGCGCCTGTCGTCGGCGCCGGTGTACTCCAACGCCGcgtcagaggaggaggaggaggaggagaacagCGGCAGCCCCTGCAACGCCGACTCCTGCAgcgccggcgacgccggcgccacggccgcggcgagcgcgagcgacGGGAGCAGCATCTCCGAGTACCTGACCAAGACGCTGCCCGGGTGGCACGTCGAGGACTTCCTCGTCGACGACGCGTCCGCCGGCGCCCTGGCCGCCTGCTCCGACGACGCCCTCTATGACTACCAG CAGGGAGAGCAAGGGCAGATCGGCGGGCTGCTGCAAGAAGCTTACACGCCGTGGACGGGGCGGGAGCAGCTTCTCGCCGACGTCGTGGTCACCGCCGACGAGCGGGCCAGCCGGGAGCGGTGGGTGCCGCAGATGCACGCGGAGTTCGCCAGCAGCAAGTGGCCCCGACCGTCGCCTCCCTGCCCGTACTGGTGA
- the LOC120641382 gene encoding B-box zinc finger protein 20-like isoform X2, protein MKVQCDVCAAEAASVFCCADEAALCDACDRRVHCANKLAGKHRRFSLLHPSPSTTTSSSAQTKPPLCDICQERRGFLFCKEDRAILCRECDVPVHTASEMTRRHSRFLLTGVRLSSAPVYSNAASEEEEEEENSGSPCNADSCSAGDAGATAAASASDGSSISEYLTKTLPGWHVEDFLVDDASAGALAACSDDALYDYQGEQGQIGGLLQEAYTPWTGREQLLADVVVTADERASRERWVPQMHAEFASSKWPRPSPPCPYW, encoded by the exons atgAAGGTGCAGTGCGACGTGTGCGCAGCCGAGGCGGCCTCCGTCTTCTGCTGCGCCGacgaggcggcgctgtgcgacGCGTGCGACCGCCGCGTCCACTGCGCCAACAAGCTCGCCGGGAAGCACCGCCGCTTctccctcctccacccctcACCGTCGACGACGACGTCCTCGTCCGCGCAGACGAAGCCGCCGCTCTGCGACATCTGCCAG GAGCGGAGGGGGTTCTTGTTCTGCAAGGAGGACAGGGCGATCCTGTGCCGGGAGTGCGACGTGCCGGTGCACACCGCGAGCGAGATGACGCGGCGGCACAGCCGCTTCCTGCTCACCGGCGTGCGCCTGTCGTCGGCGCCGGTGTACTCCAACGCCGcgtcagaggaggaggaggaggaggagaacagCGGCAGCCCCTGCAACGCCGACTCCTGCAgcgccggcgacgccggcgccacggccgcggcgagcgcgagcgacGGGAGCAGCATCTCCGAGTACCTGACCAAGACGCTGCCCGGGTGGCACGTCGAGGACTTCCTCGTCGACGACGCGTCCGCCGGCGCCCTGGCCGCCTGCTCCGACGACGCCCTCTATGACTACCAG GGAGAGCAAGGGCAGATCGGCGGGCTGCTGCAAGAAGCTTACACGCCGTGGACGGGGCGGGAGCAGCTTCTCGCCGACGTCGTGGTCACCGCCGACGAGCGGGCCAGCCGGGAGCGGTGGGTGCCGCAGATGCACGCGGAGTTCGCCAGCAGCAAGTGGCCCCGACCGTCGCCTCCCTGCCCGTACTGGTGA